The Helicoverpa armigera isolate CAAS_96S chromosome 18, ASM3070526v1, whole genome shotgun sequence genome has a window encoding:
- the LOC110379601 gene encoding cytochrome b5 reductase 4 isoform X2, which translates to MPCCGCWWNGRQRHRPPDPDTSGNPRNKCALQPGHSLMDWIRLGNSGKDLTGVGGRIRPVSPAELSTHNTLNDAWLAIRGRVYNITHYLPYHPGGPEELMRGAGMDATQLFDKVHPWVNYDSLLAKCLVGPLRFDLPDAEELFDTSNPSPKSDRLREPSKAQELVRKSMENLANCITPVRKKITKGDDNAKGSPPSKIMQSLVQSADLPMSISRRAASSPVKVTEKSPDSPLPLRYDWIQTSTKLTISVYTGHLANPGGCARITEGFLLIEVATNGWLRTLKIKPEAKLKEPLQLRVFAESGKIEITALKVEPSVWKGCGEVSVGAANRVSSPRSVECRVMEVSRVSHDTSLLSLCPRAGPVVVPIGHHVRVHRRDNGSECSRSYTPVGEGWGTADGTEVFSALRLAIKRYDSGALSPHLTALKAGDLITLSGSYGNFQLQKLKTVKCLYLIAAGTGVTPMLGLIRFMMSRSNPRCERTHLIFFNKTEADILFQENFEEMAKEDDRLKVTHVLSDASTSWTGLKGRIRDEVLTETLGTIKCDDKCTHFACLCGPTEFTYAGLELLKKHGFKDECIHAFMG; encoded by the exons GCAACCCCCGTAACAAATGCGCTCTGCAGCCTGGCCACAGTTTGATGGACTGGATCCGACTCGGCAACTCGGGGAAAGACCTAACTGGAGTCGGCGGCAGAATACGGCCTGTTTCGCCTGCTGAATTATCTACACACAATACCCTCA ACGACGCGTGGCTGGCTATCCGCGGGCGTGTCTACAACATCACGCACTATCTACCCTATCATCCCGGAG GACCCGAGGAATTAATGCGAGGTGCCGGCATGGACGCCACACAGCTTTTCGACAAAGTCCATCCGTGGGTCAACTACGACTCACTTCTCGCGAAATGTCTCGTTGGACCGCTCCGATTCGATCTCCCTGATGCAGAGGAACTGTTTGATACGTCAAACCCTTCGCCTAAATCCGACCGTCTCAGAGAACCGTCTAAAGCCCAAGAATTAGTTAGGAAGTCAATGGAGAACTTAGCAAATTGCATCACACCAGTCAGAAAGAAAATTACGAAGGGTGATGATAATGCAAAAGGTAGTCCACCCAGTAAGATTATGCAGAGTTTAGTGCAATCCGCTGATTTACCTATGTCAATAAGTCGAAGAGCCGCTTCGAGCCCTGTGAAGGTTACAGAGAAAAGCCCAGATTCACCTTTACCTCTCCGGTACGACTGGATACAGACATCAACAAAACTAACAATATCCGTGTACACGGGACACCTGGCAAACCCGGGTGGATGTGCCCGGATTACAGAAGGATTTCTGTTGATTGAAGTAGCGACCAACGGCTGGTTGAGGACGCTCAAAATAAAGCCCGAGGCTAAATTAAAAGAACCTTTACAGCTACGCGTGTTCGCTGAAAGTGGTAAGATAGAG ATCACGGCACTCAAAGTGGAGCCGAGTGTTTGGAAGGGTTGCGGGGAGGTGTCGGTGGGGGCGGCCAACCGCGTCTCGTCGCCGCGCTCCGTGGAGTGCCGCGTCATGGAGGTGAGCAGGGTGTCTCATGACACCTCGCTGCTGTCGCTGTGTCCGAGGGCCGGGCCGGTCGTCGTGCCCATAGGACACCACGTACGAGTGCACAGGAGAGACAACG GTTCAGAGTGCAGCCGCTCGTACACGCCCGTAGGTGAGGGTTGGGGCACTGCAGACGGTACCGAGGTCTTCTCAGCGCTGCGACTGGCGATAAAACGTTACGACAGTGGCGCCCTCTCGCCGCACCTCACCGCACTCAAAGCCGGAGATCTCATCACCCTCTCCGGATCTTACGGGAACTTTCAATTGCAGAAG CTGAAGACAGTCAAGTGTTTGTACTTGATAGCTGCGGGTACCGGGGTCACGCCTATGTTAGGCCTGATCAGGTTTATGATGTCAAGATCTAATCCAAGATG TGAAAGGACGCACTTAATATTCTTCAATAAAACTGAAGCGGACATTCTGTTTCAAGAAAATTTCGAAGAAATGGCAAAAGAAGACGACAG gcTAAAGGTGACGCATGTTCTATCAGACGCCAGCACATCATGGACAGGTCTCAAAGGCCGCATCAGGGACGAAGTACTTACAGAAACGCTTGGCACCATAAAGTGTGACGACAAATGTACGCATTTCGCTTGTCTATGCGGTCCCACGGAGTTCACGTATGCGGGGCTCGAGTTGTTGAAGAAACACGGATTCAAAGATGAGTGCATTCATGCTTTTATGGGATAG
- the LOC110379601 gene encoding cytochrome b5 reductase 4 isoform X3, with protein sequence MFCCVFAKKRASECSHTDSDDSGNPRNKCALQPGHSLMDWIRLGNSGKDLTGVGGRIRPVSPAELSTHNTLNDAWLAIRGRVYNITHYLPYHPGGPEELMRGAGMDATQLFDKVHPWVNYDSLLAKCLVGPLRFDLPDAEELFDTSNPSPKSDRLREPSKAQELVRKSMENLANCITPVRKKITKGDDNAKGSPPSKIMQSLVQSADLPMSISRRAASSPVKVTEKSPDSPLPLRYDWIQTSTKLTISVYTGHLANPGGCARITEGFLLIEVATNGWLRTLKIKPEAKLKEPLQLRVFAESGKIEITALKVEPSVWKGCGEVSVGAANRVSSPRSVECRVMEVSRVSHDTSLLSLCPRAGPVVVPIGHHVRVHRRDNGSECSRSYTPVGEGWGTADGTEVFSALRLAIKRYDSGALSPHLTALKAGDLITLSGSYGNFQLQKLKTVKCLYLIAAGTGVTPMLGLIRFMMSRSNPRCERTHLIFFNKTEADILFQENFEEMAKEDDRLKVTHVLSDASTSWTGLKGRIRDEVLTETLGTIKCDDKCTHFACLCGPTEFTYAGLELLKKHGFKDECIHAFMG encoded by the exons GCAACCCCCGTAACAAATGCGCTCTGCAGCCTGGCCACAGTTTGATGGACTGGATCCGACTCGGCAACTCGGGGAAAGACCTAACTGGAGTCGGCGGCAGAATACGGCCTGTTTCGCCTGCTGAATTATCTACACACAATACCCTCA ACGACGCGTGGCTGGCTATCCGCGGGCGTGTCTACAACATCACGCACTATCTACCCTATCATCCCGGAG GACCCGAGGAATTAATGCGAGGTGCCGGCATGGACGCCACACAGCTTTTCGACAAAGTCCATCCGTGGGTCAACTACGACTCACTTCTCGCGAAATGTCTCGTTGGACCGCTCCGATTCGATCTCCCTGATGCAGAGGAACTGTTTGATACGTCAAACCCTTCGCCTAAATCCGACCGTCTCAGAGAACCGTCTAAAGCCCAAGAATTAGTTAGGAAGTCAATGGAGAACTTAGCAAATTGCATCACACCAGTCAGAAAGAAAATTACGAAGGGTGATGATAATGCAAAAGGTAGTCCACCCAGTAAGATTATGCAGAGTTTAGTGCAATCCGCTGATTTACCTATGTCAATAAGTCGAAGAGCCGCTTCGAGCCCTGTGAAGGTTACAGAGAAAAGCCCAGATTCACCTTTACCTCTCCGGTACGACTGGATACAGACATCAACAAAACTAACAATATCCGTGTACACGGGACACCTGGCAAACCCGGGTGGATGTGCCCGGATTACAGAAGGATTTCTGTTGATTGAAGTAGCGACCAACGGCTGGTTGAGGACGCTCAAAATAAAGCCCGAGGCTAAATTAAAAGAACCTTTACAGCTACGCGTGTTCGCTGAAAGTGGTAAGATAGAG ATCACGGCACTCAAAGTGGAGCCGAGTGTTTGGAAGGGTTGCGGGGAGGTGTCGGTGGGGGCGGCCAACCGCGTCTCGTCGCCGCGCTCCGTGGAGTGCCGCGTCATGGAGGTGAGCAGGGTGTCTCATGACACCTCGCTGCTGTCGCTGTGTCCGAGGGCCGGGCCGGTCGTCGTGCCCATAGGACACCACGTACGAGTGCACAGGAGAGACAACG GTTCAGAGTGCAGCCGCTCGTACACGCCCGTAGGTGAGGGTTGGGGCACTGCAGACGGTACCGAGGTCTTCTCAGCGCTGCGACTGGCGATAAAACGTTACGACAGTGGCGCCCTCTCGCCGCACCTCACCGCACTCAAAGCCGGAGATCTCATCACCCTCTCCGGATCTTACGGGAACTTTCAATTGCAGAAG CTGAAGACAGTCAAGTGTTTGTACTTGATAGCTGCGGGTACCGGGGTCACGCCTATGTTAGGCCTGATCAGGTTTATGATGTCAAGATCTAATCCAAGATG TGAAAGGACGCACTTAATATTCTTCAATAAAACTGAAGCGGACATTCTGTTTCAAGAAAATTTCGAAGAAATGGCAAAAGAAGACGACAG gcTAAAGGTGACGCATGTTCTATCAGACGCCAGCACATCATGGACAGGTCTCAAAGGCCGCATCAGGGACGAAGTACTTACAGAAACGCTTGGCACCATAAAGTGTGACGACAAATGTACGCATTTCGCTTGTCTATGCGGTCCCACGGAGTTCACGTATGCGGGGCTCGAGTTGTTGAAGAAACACGGATTCAAAGATGAGTGCATTCATGCTTTTATGGGATAG